The Bradyrhizobium oligotrophicum S58 genome contains the following window.
GACGCTGAATGTGATCTGCGAGTTCAGCGCAATGCTCGTCGAAACCGTCAATGCGGACACTGCCGTGCAATTGGCAGCCCAGGCGTCACTTGCAGCAATGGATACGAGGCCCACGATTGCCGAGAGAACGGCGTAGCGCCGCGCGCCGGCTTTGCCGGGCCGGGAGGAAGAGGTTGCCGCACGGGAGGACGGGCGTGCCGGCGGTCTGTCCAGCGAGCAGCCGAAAGCGTCGGCGAATACGTCCCACATGGCACGCACCAGCATCCAGGTCCCGGCAACGCGATTCACGACGCCATCTCGCCGCAGAACCGTCGCGGTTATCGCATTCAGGTGCCCACGGCGCGACCACGCATGCGTCACGGCAGCTGCGAGACAGATCAACCGCATTGCCTGCGAAGCGACCGCGCTCAGCGCCGGAAGGCAACCTTGTCCGGTCCTGGTCGTGAAATTCACTACGCCCCCCCTCGCGGCGCGTCCTCAACGGGACGATGCCACTACAAAATCTTTGATCAAAAAATTCGACTGGTATCGCGGGTATCAGATCATTTGCGTGCATTAGGACGTGACCGCACGCTGCGAGCAAGCAGGCAGACGCTTGTTTCCGGCGAAACCCAGTCGGCACCGGCGTTTTTCGACTATCAGTTGCAGCTCGGCAACAGAGCATTGTGTAGTGGAAACACACGAGCGCCGCGCGGACGAGCGTGTAGACTCCCGCGGCAGCGAGATCGGCTTGACTGATCCCTGCCAGCCGGATAACAATCATTGAGCGAACGAGAAATTTCATACAACTTATTGCTCTCATCCCGTCCGCGCTGATATTGCGCCCTCAAGAATCGCAAAGCATTCGATCGGGGGCAGGGGAAACGCATGCCAGTCCAACCCTTTCTTGGGCAGATCATGCCCTTTGCAGGCTCGTTCGCCCCTCGTGGCTGGGCCTTCTGCAATGGCGCGCTGCTCGCGATCCAGCCCAACCAGGCGCTGTTCTCGCTGCTCGGCACGTATTACGGCGGTAACGGTGTAAGTACTTTCGGGCTTCCGGATCTTCGCGGCCGCGCGATCCTCGGCTCGACCGGAGGCGGCGGGGATTACCCGGCGGGAATGGTCAGCGGCGCAACGACCGTGACCCTCAACGCATCGCAAATCCCGGCTCACAACCATTTCATCCAGGTCTCGACGACCCAAGGCGCCGGTCGCGGTGCGCTACCGACAAACAACCTGTTCGCGACGAATACGATTCCGGCTGACAATCCTCGGAAGATCTTCGCCAATGCGGGCCAGGGCGAGGTGCCGCTGGCCTTGTCGACCAACCTCACCGATACCGGCGGCGGGCTGGCGCACAACAACATGCAGCCGTATCTCGTCATCAACTATCTGATCGCGACGCAGGGAACCTATCCGTCCCGGAGCTGACTCCTGACTGAGGTCTGGCGATGCCTCGATCGCCATGCCCTGAGCATAGAGTACAATTTCCCAGAGGGGCTGTAACCGCGTTGGTCGCGCCTCTCATCCCAACGAAAGGATCTCGGGATGTCAGACCAGTATCTCGGCGAGATCAGGCTGTTCGCTTTTCCGCGGGTGCCCGACGGGTGGCTGGCCTGCAGTGGACAATCGCTGCCGATCTCGCAGTATGACGCGCTCTACGCAATTCTCGGAACGACGTATGGCGGCGATGGCGTACAGACCTTCAACCTCCCTGATTTGCGCGGCCGCGTTCCGCTGGGGCAGGGGCAACCCCAGGGCGGGGCGACATACGTGCTGGGCGAGGTCGACGGCGAGGATGAGCATACGCTGATCCAGAACGAGATGCCGGCACACAGCCACAGCCTGCTCGGCTCGACGACCGCCGCCGATACGCAGACGCCCGGTACCGCCGTGCACCTGGCCACCGCCTCGACGGGCAATCTCTATGCGCCCGCGACAGGTGCGGCGCCGTACGAGGTCATGGCGCCCTGCGTGACGGTGGCGGGGCAGAGCGTGGGGCACAACAACATCATGCCGACCGTGGTCGGCAACTACTGCATCGCTATCGTCGGCGTTTTCCCCTCGCAGGGTTAGATATCGCGCTTCGATCCGTTTCATCGCGCATTGGCAGGAGAGACGACGTGTCAGATCCATATGTCGGCGAGATCCAGGCTTTCCCGTTCACCTTTGCGGCGGACGGATTCGGCGCTGGCGCCTGGCTGGCCTGCGCGGGGCAGGTGCTTCCGATCCAGCGGTACACGCTGCTGTTTGCCCTGATCGGCACCTTCTATGGCGGCAACGGCACGACCAATTTTCAGCTCCCCAATCTGAACGGGTGCATCACCAACAGCCAGGGTGATGGACCGGGATTGCAGCCACGCGTGCTCGGCGAGACGATCGGCGGCGCCACCGCGTTTCTGACGTCGGCCGAGCTGCCTGCGCACACCCATACCCTGCAGCTCGGAGGCAGAACCGCGGCCGATGCCGCCCCGGGGCCGGGCACCGGAGTGGGCATGGTGGCGATCGATCCGGCCTTCAACGGCTTCGTGGCGCCGCCCGCCACGACCACCTTCGCGCCCAACGCGGTGACCTTCAGCGGCCAGAGCATACCGCATGAGAACATGCAGCCGACCCAGGCGCTGATCTGGTGTATCGCCGTCAGCGGGGTTTTTCCGTCGTTCAACAACTCCTGACCGGACGGCGCGCGTTTGGCGGTGGCAGCAACGCGCATCGTGCTGCGTGACCCGCGCTTGCGGCTGCGGTGTGCCGAGGTTGAGGACGAGCCGTTCCTGCGCGATCTGTTCAAGGCCGTCAAAGGCGCACAGTTCGCTGCCGGCGGTCTTCCGTCTGCGATGCTCGATCTGGTTTTGGCACAGCAGTACCAGGCACAGACCGCGGGATACGCCGCCCAATTTCCCACGGCGCAATCGCTCCTCGTGCTGGAGGACGCCGCGCCGGTCGGCCGCCTTCTGCTCGACTGCCGTGCCGGGCGCTGGCACGTGGTCGACATCGCGCTGACGCCGGCCGTGCGCAATCGGGGTATCGGGCAGGGCGTGATGATGGGCGTCATTGCTGCGGCCCGGACGGAGGGCGCGCCAGCGGTAACGCTGACTATGTTGCGCACGAATGCAGGCGCCAGACGGTTCTACGGCCGGCTCGGCTTTACCGAGGCGAGTGCCGATTCAACCGCCTCGCATCTGACGATGCACATCGTGACCGGCGGTTGATCGAAGGGCGTCTCCTGCGCGTCACGCGTCGGAAGGAGCGACATCGTTCAGGAACGCGATCAGCGCCGCATTCACCTCATCAGCACATTCCTGCTGGATCCAATGCCCAGCGCCCTCGATGATCAGCTTGCGCGTGAGATTCGGCAGCACGCGCTCCATCTCCTGAACGCGCTTGGCGCCGATCAGTCCGGTCACGACCGCATCCTCGCTGCCGGCGATGAACAGCGCCGGTTGCCGGATCGGCGC
Protein-coding sequences here:
- a CDS encoding phage tail protein, whose translation is MPVQPFLGQIMPFAGSFAPRGWAFCNGALLAIQPNQALFSLLGTYYGGNGVSTFGLPDLRGRAILGSTGGGGDYPAGMVSGATTVTLNASQIPAHNHFIQVSTTQGAGRGALPTNNLFATNTIPADNPRKIFANAGQGEVPLALSTNLTDTGGGLAHNNMQPYLVINYLIATQGTYPSRS
- a CDS encoding phage tail protein, which produces MSDQYLGEIRLFAFPRVPDGWLACSGQSLPISQYDALYAILGTTYGGDGVQTFNLPDLRGRVPLGQGQPQGGATYVLGEVDGEDEHTLIQNEMPAHSHSLLGSTTAADTQTPGTAVHLATASTGNLYAPATGAAPYEVMAPCVTVAGQSVGHNNIMPTVVGNYCIAIVGVFPSQG
- a CDS encoding phage tail protein, with translation MSDPYVGEIQAFPFTFAADGFGAGAWLACAGQVLPIQRYTLLFALIGTFYGGNGTTNFQLPNLNGCITNSQGDGPGLQPRVLGETIGGATAFLTSAELPAHTHTLQLGGRTAADAAPGPGTGVGMVAIDPAFNGFVAPPATTTFAPNAVTFSGQSIPHENMQPTQALIWCIAVSGVFPSFNNS
- a CDS encoding GNAT family N-acetyltransferase, translated to MAATRIVLRDPRLRLRCAEVEDEPFLRDLFKAVKGAQFAAGGLPSAMLDLVLAQQYQAQTAGYAAQFPTAQSLLVLEDAAPVGRLLLDCRAGRWHVVDIALTPAVRNRGIGQGVMMGVIAAARTEGAPAVTLTMLRTNAGARRFYGRLGFTEASADSTASHLTMHIVTGG